A single Flavobacterium sp. 1 DNA region contains:
- the mnmD gene encoding tRNA (5-methylaminomethyl-2-thiouridine)(34)-methyltransferase MnmD: MEREIIHTSDGSTTIHIKEWDECYHSKHGAIQEAKHVFIKNGLALFPNQKVSVLEIGFGTGLNAFITYLEAEELGQTIDYVGVEAYPISEEELQSMNYPKELDALEHKMVFDKMHALNWEEKNDLSENFSLTKRKQFFEDIDDIEKFDLIYFDAFGYRVQPELWSVSVFERMFKSLKNNSVLVTYAARGIIKRNMIEVGFTVEKLAGPPGKREMFRARK; encoded by the coding sequence TTGGAAAGAGAAATTATCCACACATCCGATGGTTCTACAACGATTCATATAAAAGAATGGGATGAATGTTACCATTCTAAGCACGGAGCGATACAGGAAGCGAAACATGTATTTATTAAAAATGGGCTGGCTTTATTTCCTAATCAAAAAGTTTCTGTTTTGGAAATTGGTTTTGGAACAGGCTTAAATGCTTTCATTACTTATTTGGAAGCTGAAGAATTAGGGCAGACAATTGATTATGTAGGAGTGGAGGCATATCCAATTTCAGAGGAAGAGCTGCAATCTATGAATTATCCAAAAGAACTGGATGCATTAGAGCATAAAATGGTTTTTGATAAAATGCATGCTCTAAATTGGGAAGAGAAAAATGATTTGTCCGAAAATTTTTCTTTGACCAAAAGAAAGCAGTTTTTTGAGGATATTGATGATATTGAAAAGTTTGATTTAATTTATTTTGATGCTTTCGGTTATCGTGTTCAGCCTGAATTATGGAGCGTATCAGTATTTGAAAGAATGTTTAAGTCACTAAAAAATAACTCTGTATTAGTGACTTATGCAGCAAGAGGTATCATTAAAAGAAATATGATTGAAGTTGGGTTTACTGTCGAAAAGCTAGCTGGGCCTCCTGGGAAAAGAGAAATGTTCAGGGCTAGAAAATGA
- a CDS encoding hydrogen peroxide-inducible genes activator, producing MTITQLKYVLAVAEHKNFTLAAEKCFVTQPTLSMQIQKIEEELNIQIFDRTKKPIQLTDIGQKIVNQAKNIVNEADRIQDIVEQQKGFIGGEFRLGIIPTIMPTLLPMFLNNFIKKYPKVKLIIEELNTEEIITKLKNGNLDAAIAATPLEDEKIKEIVLYFEPFVAYIPENNAVFQKEEIEIDDLNINEILLLQDGHCFRDGILNLCKNRNETGLKSFQIESGSFETLIKLADEGLGTTLLPYLHTLDLKESDKSKLRQFKEPKPAREVSLIYPKSELKIQIIDALRSTIAGVVKGAIVFQNVQIVSPLLKK from the coding sequence ATGACTATCACACAACTTAAATATGTACTGGCTGTAGCCGAACACAAAAATTTTACACTTGCCGCCGAAAAATGTTTTGTAACGCAGCCCACATTGAGTATGCAGATTCAAAAAATTGAAGAAGAGTTAAATATTCAAATTTTCGACCGAACCAAAAAACCAATTCAGCTTACAGACATTGGCCAAAAAATTGTAAACCAAGCCAAAAACATTGTTAATGAAGCAGATAGAATACAAGATATCGTAGAACAGCAAAAAGGATTTATTGGAGGTGAATTCAGACTTGGAATTATCCCAACCATTATGCCTACTTTATTGCCTATGTTTTTGAATAATTTCATCAAAAAATATCCAAAAGTGAAATTAATTATTGAGGAGCTCAATACTGAGGAAATAATCACAAAACTGAAGAACGGCAATCTCGACGCAGCTATTGCGGCAACACCATTGGAAGACGAAAAAATAAAAGAAATCGTTCTTTACTTTGAACCATTTGTAGCTTACATACCTGAAAATAATGCAGTATTTCAAAAAGAAGAAATTGAAATAGACGATCTCAATATCAATGAAATTTTATTGCTGCAGGACGGACATTGTTTTAGAGACGGGATTTTAAATTTATGTAAAAACAGAAACGAAACAGGACTTAAGTCTTTCCAAATAGAAAGCGGCAGTTTTGAAACACTAATAAAACTGGCGGATGAAGGATTGGGAACTACATTACTTCCTTATCTCCACACATTGGATCTGAAAGAATCTGATAAATCAAAGCTTAGACAGTTTAAAGAACCGAAACCTGCTCGTGAGGTAAGTTTAATATACCCTAAAAGTGAATTAAAAATACAAATTATTGATGCCTTAAGAAGCACAATTGCCGGGGTTGTAAAAGGAGCAATTGTTTTTCAAAATGTCCAAATTGTGAGTCCACTCTTAAAAAAATAA
- a CDS encoding Dps family protein: MKLNTIGLPVEESEVIIVELNVLLANYQIYYQSLRGLHWNIRGRRFFDLHLKFEELYNDSQLKIDLIAERVLTLGGRPLHTFEDYIKFNQLPIGKNISNDVVGIELIVTSLSMLLKIEREILNKASEINDEGTNSMMSDFIVEQEKTIWMMNAWLEESL; the protein is encoded by the coding sequence ATGAAACTAAATACTATAGGATTACCAGTAGAAGAGTCAGAAGTTATAATTGTAGAATTGAATGTGCTGTTGGCTAATTATCAAATTTATTATCAAAGTTTGAGAGGTTTGCATTGGAATATTAGAGGAAGACGTTTCTTTGATCTGCATCTTAAATTTGAAGAATTATATAATGATTCACAATTGAAAATTGATTTGATAGCTGAAAGAGTTTTAACTCTTGGAGGAAGACCATTGCATACTTTTGAAGATTATATAAAATTCAATCAGCTGCCAATTGGAAAAAATATTTCAAATGATGTGGTTGGTATTGAGCTGATTGTAACTTCGCTTTCTATGTTATTAAAAATCGAAAGGGAAATTCTAAATAAAGCTTCAGAAATAAATGATGAAGGAACTAATTCTATGATGAGTGATTTTATTGTAGAACAGGAAAAAACCATCTGGATGATGAACGCTTGGCTGGAAGAGAGTTTATAA
- a CDS encoding nucleoside triphosphate pyrophosphohydrolase family protein has protein sequence MQKQINAVKEFHTAFRIGHSETPIADLGDSKKELRYNLMKEENEEYLEAVKNNDLVEIADALGDMMYILCGTIIEHGLQDKIEAVFDEIQRSNMSKLGEDGNPIYREDGKVMKGPNYFKPDFSKLI, from the coding sequence ATGCAAAAACAAATCAACGCTGTTAAGGAATTTCATACAGCATTTAGAATAGGACATAGCGAAACTCCAATAGCAGACTTGGGTGACAGTAAAAAAGAACTTCGCTATAACTTAATGAAAGAAGAGAACGAAGAATATCTTGAGGCTGTCAAGAATAATGACTTAGTTGAAATTGCCGATGCTTTGGGCGATATGATGTATATTCTTTGCGGCACTATTATTGAACATGGACTGCAGGATAAAATTGAAGCTGTTTTTGACGAAATACAACGCTCCAATATGAGTAAGTTAGGCGAAGACGGAAATCCTATTTACCGTGAAGATGGAAAAGTAATGAAAGGACCAAATTATTTTAAACCAGATTTCTCAAAATTGATTTAG
- a CDS encoding branched-chain amino acid aminotransferase, with protein MSTTQTNKIETIKAATTKINDVDFDHLSFGAVFTDHLLECDYVNGEWQQPVIKPYAPLLLDPSAKVFHYGQAIFEGMKAYKDNNNDIWLFRPDENYKRFNSSAVRMAMPEVPEFVFIEGLKQLLKLDEAWVKNGNGSTMYIRPFMIATGAGVVANPSEDYKFMILLSPAKAYYSGEVKVLIAEHYSRAANGGIGAAKAAGNYAAQFYPTTLANKEGFQQVIWTDDATHTKLEEAGTMNVFFRINDTLLTAPVSERILDGITRKSLIDMAKKEGINVEVRPVLVSELVEASQNGTLKEIFGAGTAAVVNPIAGYSYKEIYYELPKIENSYASLLKEKLTSLQNKLTEDTFGWTVKV; from the coding sequence ATGAGTACCACTCAAACCAACAAAATTGAAACAATAAAAGCTGCTACTACAAAAATAAATGATGTTGATTTTGATCATTTAAGTTTTGGAGCTGTATTTACAGATCATTTATTAGAATGCGATTACGTCAATGGAGAATGGCAGCAACCTGTCATTAAGCCCTATGCACCGCTTTTACTTGATCCGTCTGCAAAAGTGTTTCATTATGGTCAAGCCATTTTTGAAGGTATGAAAGCTTACAAAGATAACAACAATGACATTTGGCTTTTTAGACCAGATGAAAATTACAAACGTTTTAATTCATCAGCAGTACGCATGGCTATGCCAGAAGTTCCTGAATTTGTTTTTATTGAAGGCTTAAAACAATTATTAAAATTAGACGAAGCTTGGGTAAAAAATGGAAATGGAAGCACTATGTACATTAGACCTTTCATGATTGCTACTGGAGCTGGAGTTGTTGCTAATCCATCCGAAGATTATAAATTCATGATATTATTATCTCCTGCAAAAGCATATTATTCTGGAGAAGTAAAAGTATTAATAGCTGAGCATTACAGCAGAGCCGCAAATGGAGGTATTGGTGCTGCAAAAGCCGCCGGTAACTATGCTGCGCAATTCTATCCAACTACTTTGGCTAACAAAGAAGGTTTTCAACAAGTAATTTGGACTGATGATGCCACACACACCAAACTAGAAGAAGCTGGTACGATGAATGTGTTTTTTAGAATAAATGACACTTTATTGACTGCGCCTGTGAGCGAAAGAATTCTAGATGGTATCACTAGAAAAAGTCTTATCGATATGGCCAAAAAAGAAGGAATTAATGTAGAAGTTCGTCCTGTATTGGTTTCTGAATTGGTAGAAGCCTCTCAAAATGGAACTTTGAAAGAAATTTTTGGAGCTGGAACTGCTGCTGTAGTAAATCCTATTGCTGGCTATTCATACAAAGAGATTTATTATGAATTGCCAAAAATCGAAAACTCTTATGCTTCTTTGTTGAAAGAGAAACTAACAAGCCTTCAAAACAAACTAACCGAAGATACATTTGGTTGGACTGTTAAGGTATAA